In Posidoniimonas polymericola, one genomic interval encodes:
- a CDS encoding DUF1559 family PulG-like putative transporter — protein sequence MGSRRAMSLVELLVVIAIIGALAALMLPAVQASRGATRRMACLNNLRQVALAIANCSEAHGGRLPAMWASDHAAPWENFGWRSAILGELEEQPLADQLDRQRPPLDPVNRRAAATPIAVYECPSAPGFPRVVTGLGVSASGGVLQDDLALAAADYAACFEVTAAPDATPQAGAWSPGCGVRDATQVPGVEIAPDAEGLRRRTERVPLRAIADGLSQTILLVEQAGKPSRFDGGGVPRPASPTEGPWATAEMAAYYTTGVNLDNYSGPYGFHAGANVVMCDGAALTLGADAEWGVVAALMSRHGEEIIDDGDWR from the coding sequence ATGGGGTCCCGCAGGGCGATGTCGCTGGTAGAGCTGCTGGTAGTGATCGCGATCATTGGCGCGCTCGCCGCGCTGATGCTGCCCGCCGTGCAGGCGTCGCGCGGGGCGACCCGCCGGATGGCGTGCCTCAACAACCTGCGGCAGGTCGCCCTGGCGATTGCCAATTGCAGCGAGGCTCACGGCGGTCGGCTGCCGGCCATGTGGGCCAGCGACCACGCGGCCCCGTGGGAAAATTTCGGCTGGCGGTCGGCGATCCTCGGCGAGCTTGAAGAGCAGCCGCTGGCCGATCAGCTAGACCGCCAGCGGCCGCCGCTCGACCCCGTGAATCGCCGCGCGGCCGCGACGCCGATCGCGGTCTACGAGTGCCCGTCGGCGCCCGGCTTCCCGCGGGTCGTGACCGGGCTGGGCGTGTCGGCTAGCGGTGGGGTGCTGCAGGACGACTTGGCCCTGGCGGCGGCGGACTACGCGGCCTGTTTCGAGGTGACCGCCGCGCCGGACGCGACGCCTCAGGCCGGGGCCTGGAGTCCGGGGTGCGGCGTTAGGGACGCCACCCAGGTCCCCGGCGTTGAGATCGCACCGGACGCGGAAGGCCTGCGGCGGCGGACTGAGCGGGTCCCGCTGCGGGCGATTGCCGATGGGCTCTCGCAGACCATCCTGCTGGTGGAGCAGGCGGGCAAGCCGTCCCGATTCGACGGCGGAGGCGTCCCCAGGCCGGCGTCGCCGACCGAGGGCCCGTGGGCGACCGCCGAGATGGCCGCTTACTACACGACCGGCGTCAACCTCGACAACTATTCGGGGCCGTACGGGTTCCACGCCGGCGCCAACGTTGTGATGTGCGATGGGGCTGCACTCACGCTTGGCGCCGACGCGGAATGGGGCGTGGTGGCGGCGCTGATGAGCCGCCACGGAGAAGAGATCATTGACGACGGCGACTGGCGATGA
- a CDS encoding protein kinase domain-containing protein — translation MNAAPPTDAGGRCPLSARVAEYYAGTLDDARCRELEQHLEECDACAQAADTLTDASDATIRALSSLTAVDDDEPEFQRLEATLLGTPATAVGWPRAGRPADPPVGALPCQFGNYELQRCIGRGAWGAVYHARHTRLDLPIAVKVLDPGRLPDAEAAEQFLREAKAAGQLRHPGIVRATDAGQHNGLYYLAMDLIEGVDAGRLAGEGPLRVADACEVVRQAAEALDHAHALGWVHRDVKPSNLIVDHEGHVRLLDLGIAGRHDAPPAAAPPVRPLGTAEYMAPEQWTDFDRVDGRADVYSLGCTLWRLLVGRPPVPGGGSLRRERPDASRRLERLVAQMLTREVALRVGSAAEVAKRLRGPARTANLAALVAAESLSQDGKDSRTTSVVQERAGVSRRRFAAAAAAGIGGIGIGAWSNGAWLFAKSEQRLRRSHWRPLQPTDGLWLSFGAAEEVEHKQLADGTLRLDAAELALLSLGHAVAAPLGVRVRIRQNEWLGASGVFFAGRQLADGGVESFQLIELRPPDNPKDLSARRLLWSAWSVGSDGGPPTRTPLAETLVRLDRAAGDQLLEVTIGAGAFPAVRWNGGLAPEEAWTLSAEGQRRAARGPRGAAAACVGRIGVAAAGGESVFLQPEMTYLRVS, via the coding sequence ATGAACGCCGCCCCGCCCACTGACGCCGGCGGCCGCTGCCCGCTCAGTGCGAGGGTTGCCGAGTACTACGCCGGCACGCTCGATGACGCCCGCTGCCGCGAGCTCGAGCAGCACCTCGAAGAATGCGACGCCTGCGCGCAGGCGGCCGACACGCTGACCGACGCGAGCGACGCGACCATCCGCGCGTTGTCGTCGCTCACCGCGGTGGACGACGACGAGCCGGAGTTCCAACGACTCGAGGCGACGCTGCTCGGCACGCCGGCGACGGCGGTCGGCTGGCCCCGTGCGGGCCGTCCGGCCGACCCGCCGGTGGGCGCCCTGCCCTGCCAGTTCGGCAACTACGAGCTGCAGCGCTGCATCGGCCGCGGGGCGTGGGGCGCGGTCTACCACGCGCGGCACACGCGGCTCGACCTGCCGATCGCCGTCAAGGTGCTCGACCCCGGCCGGCTGCCAGACGCCGAGGCCGCTGAGCAGTTCCTCCGCGAGGCCAAGGCGGCGGGCCAGCTCAGGCACCCGGGCATCGTCCGGGCGACCGACGCCGGGCAGCACAACGGGCTGTACTACTTGGCGATGGACCTGATCGAAGGCGTCGACGCGGGTCGGCTCGCGGGCGAGGGGCCGCTGCGTGTGGCCGACGCGTGCGAAGTGGTGCGGCAGGCGGCCGAGGCGCTCGACCACGCGCACGCTCTGGGCTGGGTGCACCGCGATGTGAAGCCCTCCAACCTGATCGTCGACCACGAGGGCCACGTCCGGCTGCTCGACCTGGGGATCGCGGGCCGGCACGACGCGCCGCCCGCCGCCGCCCCGCCCGTACGCCCGCTCGGCACCGCCGAGTACATGGCGCCGGAGCAGTGGACCGACTTCGACCGGGTCGACGGCCGGGCCGATGTGTACAGCCTCGGGTGCACGCTGTGGCGGCTGCTGGTAGGCCGCCCGCCGGTACCGGGCGGCGGCAGTCTGCGTAGGGAACGCCCCGACGCGAGCCGCCGCCTAGAGCGTCTGGTGGCGCAGATGCTAACGCGCGAGGTCGCCCTGCGGGTCGGTTCGGCGGCGGAGGTCGCCAAGCGGCTCCGCGGCCCGGCCCGGACGGCGAACCTGGCGGCGTTGGTCGCTGCGGAATCTCTCTCGCAGGACGGCAAGGACTCACGCACAACCTCCGTAGTCCAGGAGCGGGCGGGCGTGAGCCGGCGGCGTTTCGCCGCCGCGGCGGCGGCAGGTATCGGCGGCATCGGGATCGGGGCGTGGTCGAACGGCGCGTGGCTGTTTGCCAAGTCAGAGCAGCGGCTCCGCCGGTCGCACTGGCGACCGCTGCAGCCAACGGACGGGCTGTGGCTATCGTTCGGCGCTGCCGAGGAGGTCGAGCACAAGCAGCTCGCCGACGGCACGCTCCGCCTCGACGCTGCCGAGCTCGCCCTGCTGAGCCTGGGCCACGCGGTGGCAGCGCCGCTGGGCGTGCGGGTGCGGATCCGGCAGAACGAGTGGCTCGGTGCGTCGGGGGTGTTCTTTGCCGGCAGGCAGTTGGCGGATGGCGGCGTCGAGTCGTTTCAACTGATCGAGCTGAGGCCGCCCGACAACCCAAAGGATCTGTCCGCCCGGCGGCTACTGTGGAGCGCGTGGTCGGTTGGCTCCGACGGCGGTCCGCCGACGCGGACGCCGCTCGCCGAGACGCTGGTGCGGCTCGACCGCGCGGCGGGCGATCAGCTGCTCGAGGTGACAATTGGAGCCGGCGCTTTCCCCGCGGTGCGGTGGAACGGCGGGCTGGCGCCCGAGGAGGCGTGGACGCTGTCGGCCGAGGGGCAACGCCGCGCCGCGAGGGGGCCGCGGGGCGCTGCGGCCGCGTGCGTCGGACGCATCGGCGTGGCGGCGGCCGGCGGGGAGAGCGTGTTTCTGCAACCCGAGATGACCTACTTGAGGGTGTCGTAG
- a CDS encoding RNA polymerase sigma factor has protein sequence MKCSSVSPADEPVSVTSLTLLRAAGDQQPAAWEDLVRIYGRRMYRWCRVAGLQPADAADVVQDALGAVARNLATFRRDRPGDTFRGWLRRIVDNKVRDHYRGLAKRNDQALGGTDALGLLAAAPAAPPQAQAAPQPEASRAVASPTLDPRAAAAIERVRREVGPRNWRFFWRVAVDGQSAVEVGSEFGVSANTVRIVKMRVLRRLRAELEGGGAPGEAKPEPS, from the coding sequence ATGAAATGCTCCTCCGTTAGTCCTGCGGACGAACCTGTGAGTGTGACGTCGTTGACGCTGCTGCGTGCGGCGGGCGACCAGCAGCCTGCTGCCTGGGAGGACCTGGTGAGAATCTACGGCCGACGCATGTACCGCTGGTGCCGCGTGGCCGGCCTGCAGCCGGCCGACGCCGCGGACGTGGTGCAGGACGCGCTGGGGGCTGTGGCGCGGAACCTGGCCACGTTCCGCCGCGACCGGCCGGGCGACACCTTCCGCGGCTGGCTGCGGCGGATTGTGGACAACAAGGTACGCGACCACTACCGCGGGCTCGCCAAACGGAACGACCAGGCGCTCGGCGGGACCGATGCGCTGGGCCTGCTGGCCGCGGCGCCCGCTGCCCCACCGCAGGCCCAAGCGGCGCCCCAGCCGGAAGCATCACGGGCCGTGGCATCCCCGACGCTCGACCCCCGCGCCGCCGCCGCGATCGAGCGGGTGCGGCGCGAGGTCGGCCCCCGCAACTGGCGGTTCTTCTGGCGGGTGGCGGTCGACGGCCAGTCGGCGGTCGAGGTGGGCAGCGAGTTCGGAGTCTCGGCCAACACGGTGCGGATCGTCAAGATGCGCGTGCTGCGGAGGCTGCGGGCCGAGCTCGAAGGGGGCGGAGCGCCGGGCGAAGCGAAGCCGGAACCGTCATGA
- a CDS encoding PAS domain-containing protein, whose amino-acid sequence MTNLTESAELSADRETRWAFAMEGNRDGVWDWNVVTSEVFFSRRWKQMLGFGEHEISNDLSEWDKRVHPDDREAVYADLNAHLSGGSPFYHNEHRVQCKDGSYLWICDRGKVMSWTEAGEPLRVVGTHTDITARKQVELENERLMRELQEAVDNARVLRGLLPICAGCKKIRDDDGYWNRIEAFIASHTGADFTHSICPECVEIYYPSSGQPAAE is encoded by the coding sequence GTGACCAATCTAACGGAGTCTGCCGAGCTGTCCGCCGACCGCGAGACGCGGTGGGCCTTCGCGATGGAGGGCAACCGCGACGGCGTGTGGGACTGGAACGTGGTCACCAGCGAGGTGTTCTTCTCCAGACGCTGGAAGCAGATGCTCGGGTTCGGGGAGCACGAGATTTCGAACGACCTCTCCGAGTGGGACAAGCGGGTGCACCCCGACGACCGCGAGGCGGTCTACGCCGACCTGAACGCCCACCTCAGCGGCGGCTCTCCCTTCTACCACAACGAGCATCGGGTGCAGTGCAAAGACGGCTCGTACTTGTGGATCTGCGACCGGGGCAAGGTCATGAGCTGGACCGAGGCCGGCGAGCCGCTGCGAGTCGTCGGCACCCACACCGACATTACTGCCCGCAAGCAGGTCGAGCTCGAGAACGAACGGCTGATGCGCGAACTGCAAGAGGCAGTCGACAACGCCCGGGTGCTGCGGGGGCTGCTGCCGATCTGCGCCGGCTGCAAGAAGATCCGCGACGACGACGGCTACTGGAATCGGATTGAGGCTTTCATTGCCTCGCACACCGGAGCCGACTTCACCCACAGCATCTGCCCCGAGTGCGTCGAGATCTATTACCCCTCGAGCGGTCAGCCGGCGGCAGAATAA
- a CDS encoding PEP-CTERM sorting domain-containing protein (PEP-CTERM proteins occur, often in large numbers, in the proteomes of bacteria that also encode an exosortase, a predicted intramembrane cysteine proteinase. The presence of a PEP-CTERM domain at a protein's C-terminus predicts cleavage within the sorting domain, followed by covalent anchoring to some some component of the (usually Gram-negative) cell surface. Many PEP-CTERM proteins exhibit an unusual sequence composition that includes large numbers of potential glycosylation sites. Expression of one such protein has been shown restore the ability of a bacterium to form floc, a type of biofilm.) → MSTWSTQAQAAPATIVVADSVAEFSSVQGQDGWYYGYYTGAPSSPDDFIPMTEYDPIEQAWKVDDSLPAPVYWTMLDRFGGHPNGSYTSSGRTPAEHRAARRYVSEVAGLVTIAGELADRDPYPGTLGARGHIHVDGVQRFITNLPDGSLPIGYSIEADVHVGSIIDIVINPAADDYADLTRFTAVITTIAPEPTQLGLLASAAATLLLRRRTPRKSRERQSTLIFANDGSRGDYRPQR, encoded by the coding sequence TTGAGCACTTGGTCCACGCAGGCTCAGGCGGCGCCGGCGACAATTGTGGTGGCCGATTCGGTAGCCGAGTTCTCAAGCGTGCAGGGGCAGGACGGCTGGTACTACGGCTATTACACCGGCGCCCCCAGCTCCCCCGACGACTTCATCCCGATGACCGAGTACGACCCCATCGAGCAGGCCTGGAAGGTCGACGATAGCCTGCCGGCGCCCGTCTACTGGACCATGCTCGACCGGTTTGGTGGGCACCCCAACGGCTCGTACACCAGCAGCGGCCGCACACCCGCCGAGCACCGGGCCGCGCGGAGGTACGTGAGCGAGGTCGCCGGCCTGGTGACCATCGCCGGCGAGCTCGCCGACCGCGACCCGTACCCAGGCACGCTCGGCGCCCGCGGGCACATTCATGTAGACGGGGTGCAGCGGTTCATCACCAACCTGCCTGACGGCTCGCTGCCAATCGGTTACTCGATCGAGGCGGACGTGCATGTTGGCTCGATCATCGACATCGTCATCAACCCGGCCGCCGACGACTACGCCGACCTCACCCGCTTCACGGCCGTCATCACCACCATCGCACCCGAGCCGACCCAGCTCGGCCTGCTGGCGAGCGCCGCCGCGACCCTGCTGCTGCGGCGGCGGACGCCTAGAAAGTCAAGGGAACGCCAATCGACGCTGATTTTCGCTAATGACGGCTCGCGCGGTGATTATCGCCCTCAGCGCTGA
- a CDS encoding SUMF1/EgtB/PvdO family nonheme iron enzyme — translation MADRSTQRVCLLTLILVGLLFVDLLPGASPAHADWFGSGEHRFEIPFVTIGAPGNPADTTGAPNPAGRVDYVYQICKYEVPEEAVRSANALSELAGEPLGLTLDDRGPQKPATSLSWFEAARFVNWLNADQGHPPAYKFDEQGAFQLWSPDDAGYNPANPFRNRAAVYVLPSVDEWYKAAYYDPIAQVWWDYPTGSDEPPIPVASGTDPGTAVWNQVTGPADVQLAGGASPFRTIGQGGNVIEWEETAADLVNDRGGELLGLRGGDSGPTIGAIDLSSSFRNTFPPTGNPVNVGFRVVRVPEPTASLFLLVFALLAVPRRGCNFE, via the coding sequence ATGGCCGATCGATCCACGCAGCGTGTCTGTTTGCTGACACTGATCTTGGTCGGCCTACTCTTCGTTGACTTGCTCCCGGGCGCCTCGCCGGCCCACGCCGACTGGTTCGGCTCAGGCGAGCACCGCTTCGAGATCCCGTTCGTCACGATCGGCGCCCCAGGCAACCCCGCCGACACGACCGGCGCGCCCAACCCCGCCGGCCGGGTCGACTACGTCTACCAGATCTGCAAGTACGAGGTCCCTGAAGAGGCAGTCCGCAGCGCGAACGCCCTCAGCGAACTGGCCGGCGAGCCGCTCGGCCTGACACTCGACGACCGCGGACCGCAGAAGCCGGCGACCAGCCTCAGCTGGTTCGAAGCGGCCCGGTTCGTCAACTGGCTCAACGCCGACCAGGGCCACCCGCCCGCGTACAAGTTCGATGAGCAGGGCGCGTTCCAGCTCTGGTCGCCCGACGACGCCGGCTACAACCCGGCCAACCCCTTCCGCAACCGCGCCGCCGTGTACGTGCTGCCGAGCGTCGACGAGTGGTACAAGGCGGCGTACTACGACCCCATCGCCCAGGTCTGGTGGGACTACCCTACCGGAAGCGATGAGCCGCCAATTCCGGTTGCCAGCGGAACGGACCCTGGCACGGCCGTTTGGAACCAGGTGACCGGGCCCGCCGACGTACAACTTGCAGGTGGGGCGAGTCCTTTCAGGACCATCGGGCAGGGTGGGAATGTGATCGAGTGGGAGGAAACAGCGGCAGACTTGGTCAATGACAGGGGTGGGGAGTTGCTCGGCCTTAGAGGAGGCGACTCAGGACCAACGATCGGAGCAATAGATCTTTCGTCATCTTTCCGTAATACGTTTCCGCCGACTGGGAATCCCGTGAATGTTGGATTCCGAGTTGTTCGTGTTCCGGAGCCGACAGCATCCCTATTCCTTCTTGTATTCGCACTACTAGCAGTCCCTCGCCGTGGTTGCAACTTCGAATGA